DNA from Pelodiscus sinensis isolate JC-2024 chromosome 1, ASM4963464v1, whole genome shotgun sequence:
GTAGCATggggaggacagggcagggccggccccccagcccagcaaccCACCCCCCGGTAGCATGGGGAGgacggggcagggccggccccccagcccagcaaccCACCCCCCGGTAGCATGGGGAGGACGGGGcagggccagaccccccccccagcccagcagcccacCCCCCGGTAGCATGGGGAGGACGTGGCAGGGCTGCcccgctccagcccagcagcccaCCCCCCCAGTAGCATGGGGAGGACGGGGCAGGGCCGCcccgctccagcccagcagcccgCCCCCCCAGTAGCATGGGGAGGACGGGGCAGGGCCGCcccgctccagcccagcagcccaCCCCCCGGTAGCAtggagaggacagggcagggccggcccccCAGCCACTCACCGCAGAGCGTGGGCGAACGCCAGTGCAGGGCCAGCCCGGCGCGGCGGCACAGGGCGGCGTAGGCCTCCAGCGCGGCGCACAGGCCCTCCTCGGTGCCGGCCCCACAGGCGCACAGGTCGTAGACGCAGGCGGCGAAGAAGGGCTCCGGGGGCACcagggggtggcagggctggaagggccccgccgtcagcaccttgCAGCGGGCGTTGGCCTCCTTGCGGGCCCGGTAGCCGGCCTGCTTGCAGGGGTCCACGTCCCGCCCGTCGGCACACGGCCCACCCGTGCCATTGCGGCTCCGCACCTGCCCAGGAGACACCATCAGCGCGGGCAGGGGGCATCGCCTGCCGGCCCCCATCCTGGAGCTCCCCATGGGCTGTGGGGAGTGGAAGTAGGGGCTGCGAGGCCAGCGCCCCAGggcggcactagggggcgctctcctgTGCTGGCCCCTACACCTTGGccgggcactagggggcgctgtgctgcagggcgcagcagggggcgctctcctgcGCTGGCCCCTACGCCTTGGccgggcactagggggcgctgtgctgcaggggtcaATGTGGGGGTAGGGGCCTggccggaggggtggggagggagctggctggggtcaatgggggggggtagcggccggaggggtgggaagggagctggctggggttaatggggggggtaggggccggaggggtggggagggagctggctggggtcaATGGGGGGTAGGggccggaggggtggggagggagctggctggggtcaatggggggggggtaggggcctggccggaggggtggggagagagctggCTGGGGTCAATGGGGGGTAGGggccggaggggtggggagggagctggctggggtcaATGGGGGGGGTAGGGGCCTggccggaggggtggggagggagctggctggcgATAATGGGGGGGTAGCggccggaggggtggggagggagctggctggggtcaATGGGGGGGGTAGGggccggaggggtggggagggagctggctggggtcaATGGGGGGGGTAGGggccggaggggtggggagggagctggctggggtcaatggggggggggtaggggccggaggggtggggagggagctggctggggtcaatggggggcaggggccaggccggGGGCAGCCGCAGGGCCTGGCTCTCTGAcaccagccccccctcaccctccagctGTTGCCGAAGGCGGCCTCGGAGCGGGCCAGCTGCCCCGCGGGCAGGCGGGTGTCGTCCTCCGGGAGCCCGTTGAAGTTGCCGCACAGGCCGCAGGTGCGGCCTCGGTAGGTGCCGGGCACGCTGAGCTCCAGGTGCGAGCGCCCGCTCCACAggacctggggggagagggcggatGGGCAGGCCCCCAGCGTGCGGACACAGAGCCCAGCCAGCCACCGGGCACCGAGACCCGCTCAGGTGCCCATCACCCTGGCATCTGGCCGTTCCCCTGGCCAGGCCAGCGccggctgtggctctgcagggAAGGCCTGCCATGCCACGCCCCCCCTCCAGACAGTGACAGGGCGGGGGCCCCAGTCCCGGCGGTTACCTTCACCCCGAGGCGGGTGCTGAGCAGGACGGCGCGGGCCTGGCGCTCCACGTAGAGGTGCGGCTCCCGGAGGAAGGGCAGCGCCACCGCCCGGCCGTCCacctggcggggggaggcagggctgagagGCTGGGGTGTGTTTGCCCCGAGCTCTGGGCCCGGGCAGGGGGCCCCTGGGGGCCGGGGCTTTGCCGAGTCGGGTGACGCTGCGCGGGGGCCGGTGGGAAGTTTGtcattgagggacctaacctccatgaatctctctagctctttcttgaaccctgttaaagtcctggttttccccacatcctccagcagggagttccacaggttgcctgtgcgctgcatgaagaaaaacttccttgtgttcgTGGTGAACCTGCCGCCTATTCATTTCCTTGGGTGACCCTGAGTTCCGATGTTGGGCCACTCGAGTGACTAGCAGTGTTGGACTGACCATGGCGCTTGAATGCTGCCAATCCACACCCGAGGGATTCTGCTGCAAACCCGCcctcgcccctccctcccccctcagggcTGGCTGCCTAAAAAGGCCTCGGGCAGTGACTTGTTCAGGGGACACTCCCCTTTGATCCCCTTGCCCAGTGAGAACCGTCGGATTCCCTCCACGTGGGCAAGGGGATTAAAGGGCCCCGGGGGTCCCTCTGTTGGTCTTCCCCCTGCTCATCGCTTTAGAAGCACtttgccatgggcagagggccGGGAAGGGgttgctgtgggcagagggcagggggccgggaaggggttgccgtgggcagagggcagggggccaggaaggggttgccgtgggcagggggccgggggccaggaaggggatgccgtgggcagggggccaggaaggGGTTGCCGTGGGCAAGGGGccatgggcagagggcagggggccgggaagGGGTTGCCGTGGGCAGGAGGCCGTGGACAGGGGGCCGGGAAGGGgttgccgtgggcagggggccaggaaggggttgccgtgggcagggggccgtggacagggggctgggaaggggttgccgtgggcagggggccaggaaggggttgccgtgggcagggggccgTGGACAGGGGGCCGGGAAGGGGTTGCcgggggtaagggactgggaaggggttgccgtgggcagggggccgggaagGGGCTGCCGTGGACAGGGGGCCGGGAAGGGGTCGCTGACTCGTCCTGACATGGGAGGCGACTTGTAAACTGGCAGCTAGTTCCCTCCCTGCTCagagcctgccccaggccccgtgcgctCCGCCCAGCCTCCCTAGGACTGCACCCGGGCCCTgcgtacccccagccagcctgggccccaggccccgtgcgctCCGCTCAGCCTCCCTAGGACGGCACCCGGGCCCTgcgtacccccagccagcctgggccccaggccccgtgcgctCCGCCCAGCCTCCCTAGGACTGCACCCGGGCCCTgcgtacccccagccagcctgggccccaggccccgtgcgctCCGCCCAGCCTCCCTAGGACCGCACCCGGGCCCTGCGTACCCCCAGCCaccctgggccccaggccccgtgcgctCCGCCCAGCCTCCCTAGGACTGCACCCGGGCCCTGCGTACCCCCAGCCaccctgggccccaggccccgtgcgctCCGCCCAGCCTCCCTAGGACTGCACCCGGGCCCtgtgtacccccagccagcctgggccccaggccccgtgcgctCCGCCCAGCCTCCCTAGGACGGCACCCGGGCCCTgcgtacccccagccagcctgggccccaggccccgtgcgctCCGCCCAGCCTCCCTAGGACTGCACCCGGGCCCTgcgtacccccagccagcctgggccccaggccccgtgcgctCCGCCCAGCCTCCCTAGGACTGCACCCGGGCCCTgcgtacccccagccagcctgggccccaggccccgtgcgctCCGCCCAGCCTCCCTAGGACTGCACCCGGGCCCTgcgtacccccagccagcctgggccccaggCCCCATGCGCTCCGCCCAGCCTCCCTAGGACGGCACCCGGGCCCTgcgtacccccagccagcctgggccccaggCCCGGTTCTGCCCCAGGCAGCGGGGGAAGAGGCTCAGGGGCCGTGGGCATCCGACCCGGCCAAGGTTTCCATCGCACCTTGACCAGCCAGTCCTGCAGCAGCTGCACCACGGTGTCCCCCATCCGCACCGTCACGTCCTTGGTCCAGGCCACGCCCGGGCGGCCACGGTCCTCATTGGTCACAtggatgctgggggcaggagacggGCAGGAGTCAGTAGGCCGGGCGCCGGGGGGAGACGTTCCCCACTAGGCCAGGGACACAGCTGGgataggacccaggagtcctggctctcagactttttctgctctacccactaggacccactcccctcccagagctgggaccgaacccaggaatcctggccccCAGCTCTTACTCCTGGGCCGCCCTCCCCCCGTGTCTGCCGTGCCCCCTCTCACCTGAAGTCCCCGCCCTGGCAGTCCTGGGCCAGGACGTAGGTGCAGGTGCCCTGGAAGTGCAGCAGCCGCCCGTCGAAGGTGCGGTAGTGCGGGTCGCCGAAGGCCAGGCAggtggcggggcggggcagacagcGAGGGCAGCAGGTGCCCGGCACCAGCGTGGGCGTCTCGTCCTGGCCAGAGGGGGCCGTTAAGGAAACCCAGGTGCCCCGTACTGGCTGCCCCCTTCCATccgcctgcctgcccccagcatgGCCATGGGGCGCCGTGGGCCCGCTCCCGGCGCAATAAAACCGACTTTCCCGGCCTGGACCGTGCCCTGATAGGCTGCTCCAAGGACACTAGCGCCCCCCATGGGCCGGAGAGGCAGGTCCGACCAGCGTGGAGGCGGAGCCAGCTGCCagcccgggaggggaggggcctcgCCGGGACTCACCGCGGCGCAGGCGGCCGGGGGGCAGCGCTGGCTCCGGCAGTGCACCTCCCCGGAGACGCAGGAGCAGGTCGTGCAGGCGTCCACCGGCCAGTGCGCGCCGGCCTGGTACCGCTGGCCCTGGTAGGAGCAGGAGCCGTCcgggtctggggcagaggatggagccagcagtgtggggagccccCGGGACCACAGGACggtggccagggccaggcaggatcTGACAAGGTGGCAGGCCAGGCACGGTGCCCGGTCTGCCCGCCCCGCTCCGCTTAGATGGCACGGGAACACAGAAGGCaccactggctgctgtggagtGTGTGGAgggccccttccccagctctgtgcctcagtttccccactccgtgcctcagtttccccacactgGCCAGCCTCACGCAGCCGAAGGTGCCAGTCTGTGCACAGCCTGTTTAACCTCCGTCTCAGGGACCCCCACTGCAATGCTGGGCCGCCCTCTGGGATCTGCCAGCCAGGGGTTGGCGCCGTGCTGGACTCCCCCCTCGTGCCCTAGCCTGGCGTCTCTGaacccctggccccgcccccgcctctccTGGGCAGGGGTCCTGAGCCCAGCGAGCCTGCCGGGAAGAGCTCCTACCTTGGCACTGGTAGCAGCACGAGCCGGGCATCCGCACCCTCCGCAGGCTGCCCTGGCACTCGATGGGCGCGCACGCCGCGATGTGGCAGTCCACGTGGCCCCGCTGCGTGGCAGAGACACCGGAGCGGAGTCGCACCCGCCCTCGGGCAGGGAACGGCCCCCTGATCTGCGCCCCCCAGGCCAGGTGCCACGTGGCCCCGCCAGAGACCCCGGCTTCCCCTCCAGTGTCCATGGGGGGCCTCAAGCAAAGCCCCTCTCTGCCCGGCCCCTGGGAAACCGCAGTGCTGGCTGGCGagagagggagggacacagacaTGCTAggccgggacgggggggggggggggggaggggagccccagggcaAGACACGCtgagccaggggtgggggctgggggtgctgggcctcACACTGCAGGTGCAGCTGATGCAGTCGTCCTCACTGTCGGTCCAGCTCTCCCCGTCCGCCACACGGCGCTCGCCAGCCTCTATCACGCACCctgcaagggcggggggggggggtcagccgcTGCCCCCAGACCTCCCTGCGACCAGGGAGGGAGCAGCATGGTTCCCAGGGAGCCCCAcgatgggctggggggagggtgcggaGCAATGCTCCCTGTAAGcgcttccatccatgtgcggaatattttttttctacgTGTACTGAAGCATGtgcggctgtgcaccaccaggagaaacaaaacacATAGCAGGGGGCGCTCTaggggcgctctgccaatcaacCGGGCGGCCTTGGAATCTCCCCCGAGCGGCCGCCCACGTGCCCAACTTACAGGGACCACAGGTGCTGACTGGTTCCTCGTTGTCACTAGGCTTCAGAGTTATCGGCCCAGGATGGGCAGGGCTCAGAGCTAGCGCCGCGCTGGCGGTCTGCAGGGTGCCTGGACAGACTGCACGGGGGTTCACCCAGCTCCCCTTGGCTCAGCCagcgtccctgccctgggcccccctgggcctggcctgggctATCCCAGAAGGGGAGGCTGCCCAGCTCCGAGCACCCCAGCCACAGGTGCTGCCTAGAGCGCAGGGATCCCCACATCCCAACCTCCCACTGCTcggtgccccaccccccagcaaagCGTGCCCATCGGCGCGGCGTCTGGGCACTGGCCATACGTCACCGTCGCAGACGGGGCAGCAGGCGCCCTGGGGGGTGAACTGCTCGGCCGGCGGGCAGCTGAGCGGCGGGCAGCCCTGGCGCACGCACACCCAGGTGAGATCCTGCAATGAGAGGTGAGggggctgggatgcagccagGGCGTGTGCGCCCGCCTGGCACCCGGCCGCGACACGAGCACACGCCCGCACAGGCACACGGGACgggccctggcccactccctccacacacacgGGGGGCAGCCATGTGCCTGGAACTGCCTCCCCGATTTTCTCTTGCTGCCGACAAGGCAAAGGAAGCCTGGGGGGCCAGAGAGTCAGCCAGATGGGGCTTGGAGAGGAGGCGAATGGCTTGTTCtatgctgccctgccccgccccagaggtggctgcacggTGGGGCCGAGCAAGGCATCCTGGGCTGCGAAGGGCTGAGAGCAGGTCTGGGGCTTTCCTCCCCgaggtgcaggggcggggggctgatCACACACCGGGGCCAAGGCCGCTGCCCGGTGAAGGGACGGAGTTGCCCAGGCCTCGTACCTGGCACCGGCAGGTGTGACAGGGGTCGTCAGCCGCTGGcagctccctcccggccagctcgGCCGTGCACTGGGTCAAGGCCTCTGCAAGCACAAAGGTAgcggggcggggatggggggtgAGATGTGacagccccaccccgccccgccccaccccaccctgcctgccTGGGGGGGCCAGCACCAGACGACTGCGACAGGAACGGACCAGTAGTCCCGTGATCACTCGCTTGTTACAGTCACTGGTTGCTTTGTTGTGCTGTGTGCCGTTCCTACTGTCCTATGCTGCCCTGCAGTGACGCTGTgtgtccgtgcctcagtttccctgggcactgcagcacgAGGAGGGGGAGGCCGGGCATGACTCACTGGGGAAGTCTGTTCAGTCTCTCATGGCAGCCAATTACACCTCGGGCCTGGAAGCAGGACAAGGCAGGAGACGGGGCagcttggggcggggggagaagggagcctagttGGCttggggggccggggcaggggcccTGCGCTggggttctgggcccccctttcccAGAGGTGGATGgtactggctgctcctggttctTGTGACAAGGCATCTGGGCGACGCTGGGTCCCTGggaacccacacaccttctgttctacctgccggcTGAATCTCACCCCTGGGtgcgggtgggggtgcagggccggggactcccccacactccctgaCACCAACCAGTGAaacgcagcccagccctggcctcgCACAGCAGGGGGGCGCTATGGGGAGGGTTTCCTGGCTATTCCAGTCCAGCccagtccagcagggggcgctatggggaaGGTTTCCCGGCTATTccagtccagcagggggcgctatggggaggGTTTCCCGGCTATTccagtccagcagggggcgctatggggaaGGTTTCCCGGCTATTccagtccagcagggggcgctatggggaaGGTTTCCCGGCTATTccagtccagcagggggcgctatggggaaGGTTTCCCGGCTATTccagtccagcagggggcgctatggggaaGGTTTCCCGGCTATTccagtccagcagggggcgctatggggaggGTTTCCCAGCTATTccagtccagcagggggcgctatggggaggGTTTCCCGGCTATTCCAGTCCAGCCcagtccagcagggggcactatGGGGAGGGTTTCCCGGCTATTccagtccagcagggggcgctatggggaggGTTTCCCGGCTATTCCAGTCCAGCccagtccagcagggggcgctatggggaggGTTTCCAGGCTATTCCAGTCCAGCccagtccagcagggggcgctatggggaggGTTTCCCGGCTATTccagtccagcagggggcgctatggggaggGTTTTCCGGCTATTCCAGTCCAGCCCAGTCCAGCAGGGGCCGCTGTAGGGCAATGGGGGGGGCGGGAATTCCGGGCTGGTCCAGCCTGGCGCTGCTAGTGCAGGAcattgtggggggtggggcatgggCAGGGTGTTCCGGGGCAATGCCCGCCCCATGCCGTGCCCTGGCGGAGTGGCCCTACCAGTaaggggcacagtgggggtgcggggctggggcagggagtcccaGGGCAATGCCCGCCCCATGCCGTGCCCTGGCAgaccggccccggcccgcgccagCAGGGTACTCACGGGCGCAGGTGGCGCAGCACTGGTTCTCCCCGGGAGGCTGGACCTGGCTCCGGGGGCAGCCCACCAGGCTGGGGCACGGCCTGCGGTAGCAGCGCACCTGCGGCCCCCCGAACTCCAGCAGCTGCAACAAACGGCAGCAGCCAGGCCGGTtactgtcctgccccccccccccccccggtcttcCCCCCGCAGCCCAGGAATGGACTAACCCTCCCCCAggtggggagcagccccccaaaGCCCCGGCGCCCCCAGGCAAGAGGCCCTGGAGAGCccctccgggggggaggggagcagtgtcCCCCCGCTTACCTCACAGGTGCAGATCTCGCAGGGGTCCAGCGAGGGCTGGAAGGTCTCCCCGGGGCGGTACGGCCGGCCCTGCACCACGCAGCCTGCGGAGAAAACCCGCTCAGGGCACTGCGGGGGGGCCTGCTCCCCGagcctggctcccaccccctccactctaaccactagcccccgctcccctcccagagccagaacccaggagtcctggctcccaccccctccactctaaccactagcccccgctcccctcccagagccagaacccaggagtcctggctcccaccccctccactctaaccactagcccccgctcccctcccagagccagaacccaggagtcctggcttccaccccctccactctaaccactagcccccgctcccctgccagagccagggacagaacccaggaccggacgcttggggggaggggcaggtctcCGGCCTGTGCTGagcgggggcagagggtctggtcCAACCTCTTGCTCTACGATgccgcagccccctgcccaccgtgCCCCCTCCGGCGTGGGCACCCACCTGTCGGGCATGCAGCCTGCGGGCACCGGGTGAGCAGGGGGTGAGGCTCACGCCGCCGCCACGGTCCTTCCCGCAGGCCGTCCGGCCCCCCGGGCACTAGTCACcccatatggacccacgggagtCGCCCGCCCTCCAGGGAGGGAAACGGGCCATTGCTTGGGGGCGGAGTTATGCAGATGACctctcttaaaggggcaggcgcaCGGCCCCGGGCGCAGGAGCTGGCGCAGGAGGTACCTTGGCAGCGGGGGCAGCAGTCCCCGGGCTCCGTCACCCGGTGGGCGCAGgtcagcggggggcagggggccgtCACGCAGCGCACCTCCCCGCCCTGGGAGGAGAGCAGCACAGCTGTCAGCGGCGGGGGAGGGGTCTGATGCCCGCCCCCacctgggcaccggtgacccaaaccagccccacccccaagcatCAGGGGgtatctgtcccctccccagagccagttcCCTCTGCCCCTAACGCTGCCCACACTCGGTGGCAGGCCCAAGCAGACCCGGGAGGGGGGTCGGCGGGGGGCAGCGAGGCCCcgggagtgaggggggggggtgggcaaTAGGGAACACTGGACACAGGGGGATCCActctgtcaccctcccccccccccactgtgttcccctccagccctcccacccccgctcctttgcctcctcccctcccctctgtgccacCCCCCCTGCCCTTttgtgctccccttcccccccccccgccccagccccatggctcaGGGGGTCTCGGAGCGGGCCCAGCCTGTGTGGggtgccccccttgctgccccctgcccagcactggggaggagtcgggggccagctgggggccCGGAAACAAGGGGATTTTAGGGGGTCTCACCACACAGGAGCACCGCTGGCAGGGGTCTGTCGGGGACGGCCAGTGTGAGCCCTCGGggtgctcctgccccctgtgccGGCACTCTGAGAgaggggggggtcagagcccTCCTGGCCTGCCACCCCCGGCCCACTGCCCTGGACAGCACCCGCCCCTTTGCTTCCCTGTCCCCTTGGCTgtgccctcctccagcccccccccgctgtgccccccTTCTCCCGTGCCTTTGCCTCCcgaccccacccctgctgtgcccctcctccggccctccccccccgtacccctcccctcacacctttgcctccccaccccctcccccccactgtgccccctgcCGGTGTGGGGAATAGGTGCCAAGCCCAGAGGCCTGGgtgctgggcacagccccacgaGGCAGCGGTCTCCTCACCTGGACACTGGGGGCAGCAGCGGCCTGGGCGCTGGACGGGGCTggcgcagggggccggggggcagaggCCGGGCACACACGTCACCCTGCCATCCTGCGGGATGAGAGCTGGTGGCATCACACCCAGCCgggccagggccggggagggACAGACACCCCCTGGAGCCAGCAGCCCACCCCCTGGGCCCCCCGCGTAGAGGAAGTCGGTGCCAGGACTGTGAGCCCCCTCCCTGTGCGCCACTGGGCTCCTCCCCAGAGCTAGCTGCTGTCCCGAGGGGCGCAGGGAgcccccgggcccagccccccgaCCGGCAGGGAGGAGAGTCAGGGGGCGACAGGGACGCAGCGTAGCACAGACGTGTCAGCGCAGGAGCGGCCAGCACTGTcctgggggggggcgcccctagagccctgaccctccccctgcacccccaagccagcccagacacacacactctcagcAGTCCGGCCCCTGCTTCCTGGGTGTCACCTggtcccccccacctcagccatctggtgcagagcccagggaaactgaggcacgcccgGGGGTTACTGCAGGGTCGTGGAACGCACATGCCTCGGAACAAAGGGGTAAGCCCCGCTGGGCACAACTGTTGGGGACTgctcaccaggcaggggcagagcctggggaaactgaggcacgcacggGGTTTACTACTGGGCCGTGGAACGCGCACGCCATGGAACAAGGGGGGTAAGCCCCCGCTGGGCACGGCTGCGTGGGCAGCGCTCACCAGGCAGGCGCAGCGGCGGCAGGCGGCGCGGGGGTCAGGGAACCGCTCTCCGTTGCCGCACGCTCGCCCGTGGAAGCTGCAGCCATCGCATGTGGGGCAGTCGCAGGGGCCGgcggctgggtgggggcaggtcacctcggggcagggcaggggctcgcAGGACACCGCTCC
Protein-coding regions in this window:
- the KCP gene encoding kielin/chordin-like protein isoform X1; this translates as MARLPLAFWLGLVALSLQAPPGGEPGPDLPPLHSGENGRADGAARRERGEERAPRVDPCWSCWCLEGRAVCRKRQCARLCRHPASPRPGTCCPICDERERVVRTHGLPGACPESQGVLPVDGTVRCSPVTCLPTSCSPLAMCPGQRCSGCHVQGRDPAEGETFPAPGRRCEQCRCLRGAVSCEPLPCPEVTCPHPAAGPCDCPTCDGCSFHGRACGNGERFPDPRAACRRCACLDGRVTCVPGLCPPAPCASPVQRPGRCCPQCPECRHRGQEHPEGSHWPSPTDPCQRCSCVGGEVRCVTAPCPPLTCAHRVTEPGDCCPRCQGCVVQGRPYRPGETFQPSLDPCEICTCELLEFGGPQVRCYRRPCPSLVGCPRSQVQPPGENQCCATCAQALTQCTAELAGRELPAADDPCHTCRCQDLTWVCVRQGCPPLSCPPAEQFTPQGACCPVCDGCVIEAGERRVADGESWTDSEDDCISCTCSRGHVDCHIAACAPIECQGSLRRVRMPGSCCYQCQDPDGSCSYQGQRYQAGAHWPVDACTTCSCVSGEVHCRSQRCPPAACAADETPTLVPGTCCPRCLPRPATCLAFGDPHYRTFDGRLLHFQGTCTYVLAQDCQGGDFSIHVTNEDRGRPGVAWTKDVTVRMGDTVVQLLQDWLVKRTGNLWNSLLEDVGKTRTLTGFKKELERFMEVDGRAVALPFLREPHLYVERQARAVLLSTRLGVKVLWSGRSHLELSVPGTYRGRTCGLCGNFNGLPEDDTRLPAGQLARSEAAFGNSWRVRSRNGTGGPCADGRDVDPCKQAGYRARKEANARCKVLTAGPFQPCHPLVPPEPFFAACVYDLCACGAGTEEGLCAALEAYAALCRRAGLALHWRSPTLCAVGCPQDRGYVFAECGPPCPRTCYNQEEPLGAVASRCSKACVPGCQCPAGLVEHDARCILPRACPRVVHGNR
- the KCP gene encoding kielin/chordin-like protein isoform X2, giving the protein MQSGNVLCEPTACPAPVLRARGCCPWMAPCGARPSPASQPAAPPWRCVLASAVRDGRVTCVPGLCPPAPCASPVQRPGRCCPQCPECRHRGQEHPEGSHWPSPTDPCQRCSCVGGEVRCVTAPCPPLTCAHRVTEPGDCCPRCQGCVVQGRPYRPGETFQPSLDPCEICTCELLEFGGPQVRCYRRPCPSLVGCPRSQVQPPGENQCCATCAQALTQCTAELAGRELPAADDPCHTCRCQDLTWVCVRQGCPPLSCPPAEQFTPQGACCPVCDGCVIEAGERRVADGESWTDSEDDCISCTCSRGHVDCHIAACAPIECQGSLRRVRMPGSCCYQCQDPDGSCSYQGQRYQAGAHWPVDACTTCSCVSGEVHCRSQRCPPAACAADETPTLVPGTCCPRCLPRPATCLAFGDPHYRTFDGRLLHFQGTCTYVLAQDCQGGDFSIHVTNEDRGRPGVAWTKDVTVRMGDTVVQLLQDWLVKRTGNLWNSLLEDVGKTRTLTGFKKELERFMEVDGRAVALPFLREPHLYVERQARAVLLSTRLGVKVLWSGRSHLELSVPGTYRGRTCGLCGNFNGLPEDDTRLPAGQLARSEAAFGNSWRVRSRNGTGGPCADGRDVDPCKQAGYRARKEANARCKVLTAGPFQPCHPLVPPEPFFAACVYDLCACGAGTEEGLCAALEAYAALCRRAGLALHWRSPTLCAVGCPQDRGYVFAECGPPCPRTCYNQEEPLGAVASRCSKACVPGCQCPAGLVEHDARCILPRACPRVVHGNR